TATCAGACTTGATGAATATGGAAAGCAAGTTGGAGGCAAAGAAGCTTTAGCAATTGAAGCATTCTCAGAAGCACTTAAGATAATCCCCAAGACATTAGCAGAGAACGCTGGACTTGACACAATTGATGTACTCGTTAAGGTCATCAGCGAGCACAAGACTAAGGGCAAGGCAATAGGAATTGATGTCTTCGCAGGAGAGCCAGCTGACATGTTCGAGAGGGGTGTTATTGAGCCAATAAGAGTCAAGAAGCAAGCAATCAAGAGCGCAAGCGAAGCAGCAATCATGATCCTCAGAATCGATGACGTCATAGCTGCAAAGAGAGTTAAGAGCGAAGGTTCTGGACAGGGAATGGAAGGCATGGGCGAAATGGGCGGCATGAACATGATGGGTTGACCTCTCTTTGCTACTTTTCTACTTTATCTGTACTATACTTTATTAGCTCTGATAATGAGTCAAATTTCTTTAATGTGCACCATTTTAGAAACAGTTAAAAGTATGTTGCCCGCCCGTAACCCCCGCCTTCATTGAAGCCAGAAAACGGCATTCTCAAGCGGGTTAACCCAGGCGGGCAGAATTGTGCTCGGTCAGGGTTACCCACGGTCATTGTGCTCCGTAACGCGGAAGGCTCTCCCGTGGGGACCTCGCTATGACCGAGCTGTTGCCCCTGCATCGCCCCCGGCTTCACTTTTCAACCGGGTCCTCGCGCAGGGGCATCATAATATTGGATACATCAGCTTATAAGTTCTTGGTTTAGTTAGCAGTAGTATCATTAGCTCAGTAACTTGGTTAGCAACGCCCAGTTCTTATCGCCAAGAGCTGCTTTCTCGGCAACCAAGATTAAGGTGCCTTTGTTGACTAAAACAAAGTCTCTTATCTTGGTAAGGAATTTCATAACTGTTGATAAGTCGTTGTAGACAAGCAGATACTCAAGACAGTCAATAATTATGATTCCAGTGGTATTGGTATCGGCAGCAGTTTTTAGATATCTATAGGCAAGTTCTGTTATTTTTGCTAAGTCTGTTGGGGATACTGCATTTTGTACCCCATCTTTGAGGGCAGTAGTAACGAAGAAGTACTCCCACTCTTCTGGGACATCTGAGATGTCTCTTAGAAATGCCAATGCAGGCATCTCTTTCAGTTTCTCTTTCAGTTCTGTATACTCTTTCTGGTCTATGATCAAGACTCCAGGTTTGAGGTCTATTTTCTTTTCTTTTGCGTCTTTTGCTATTGCATATAGTTTGGTAAAGCGGGGAGATGAAACTAATCGTATCATGGTGGTTGTCAGCAAAATGATTAGGACAGTCGAAGCTGTAAGTCCAATTGGTGCGTACCATTCTTTAAGTGCAAAGAATGGGAAAGGCAATAGGTGAAGTCCAAAGAGAACAAATCCATAATAGAGGTATTTGGCACTCTTTTCGTAGATACTGGCTAGGTTCCTCATGAAAATTCCCGCAAAGATCAAAAATATAGCTGCAATAAACCACGAGCCTCCAACAATGAATGTCCAATCATTAACTCCCCCATACCCCCTTAAAAGTACAATATAAACAACAAACAAAGGCGGAAGTATCGTGGCTTTCCTCATTTGTTTGAGGGTTATAGATTCTTTCTCTTCCTCAAGGAAAACTAGTATTCCATAAGTAACTAATGCTCCAAAAAGAGCAATAAAGAACGAATTCAGCTCGTACATCTTAAAACCCATAGATAGTATTGTTAGGAAATCTGAGAGCCATGCAAATGAGAAAATAAAGGCAGATTTTCTTTTAGTTCTTAGATATGCTCGGAAAACAAGGATAGCTGCCAATAAATCCAATGAGAGAACTAAAAAAATTTCAAAAGCAATGAATATTGAATATCCCAACATGTTACTCCCTCCTCCTTGGGTTGGCAAACCCATCCCATTTAAACGGCTTTATAGGGCGGACTCGTTTTATAGTTTCATTCTCTAGTTTTACTATTAATATTTCTGGTCTAGCAATGATAATACCAGTTAATCCTCTTTCACCATACTCTGCCATTCTATATTTGCCATTTTCGGGTACTAATGGCAGAATGAGTGTAAATGGATAGTTGGGATAATAACGGATATCTTTACCGTTGTACACCCCTATCGCATCTCCGAATGCAGAATGTCCATAAAGCGGAATAAATGTTGAGTTCTCAAATTGTTTTTGATACTGTTCGAGTACTTCGGGGGTAGTGCTAGTGCCGCTCAGCATTATCGTTTCCAAGTTTTCTTTAAATGGTTTAAAGAGGTCCAACAGTTGGAGAGCAGTTCTGGCAGTGTTAATTTTATCTTTTTTAAGAACCCTTTGGGTGTATTTTACTAGAGGTTCTAAAAGCTTTAACGCCCCTTGAATTCCTTCCCTTTCAAGAGCTTTTTTTATGCCTTCTGTTTCAGTTCCAATGAAATATAAAATTCCACCATATGACCATATCAGCTCACTCATTTCCTCTTGATACCAGCCGTATGGACCGTGAAGCAATGCTATCATCTGGTGGGCTTCGTTGTAAATCTCATCTAAGTGATAAAGTTTATCGAGAGCTTCTCGTAGATAAAAAACCAGCAGTTTAACGTATTCATAATCCCAGTGGCATAAAGACCTTGGTCCAGTAGTGCCAGAAGACTGATAAAATCTAAGCCTACCTTTATAATTTTTTGGTAAAAAACTAAGCCAGTTCTCTCTGAGCTCATTATCATCAATAAAGAGGTGGAAGTTGAATATTTTTTCAATGACTTCCTCGAGACTTCCATCAAAAATCAATTCCAGATTTATTTTTTTGTCTTTTCTTACTGCATGCCAGTAAGGTGTATTTTCGAAATGAAATTCAAAAATATCCCTTAAGTAGTCTATTATGGTGTCTTCAGTGATATGAAAGGGATCATTGTAAAATTCTTTTACTTCTCCGTATTTCATGAAATCTCTTTTGTTTCACAAGTTTTTAAAAGTTTTGTATTATTTTATTAAAAATTGAAGTATTATCAATTTAGTTCCCAAAGACTTAAATATTTTTTAGAAAGATCTTAGACGGTGGTTTCTATGTCAGAGTTAGTAGTTGGCAAAACTTCCCTAAAGGACTTTGAAGACCTCCGATATACTGCAAAGAAAGCCGTGGAAACAACAAATTTCTGGAAAGAGAAATTTTCTAGGATTGATATTGAAAATTTAACACCAGAGACCTTGGTTTCAAAGCTAGACAGCTTGTATATAACTCCAAAAGATTTGTACAATACAGAAAAAGTATGGCCAAGCTACATAAAGAACTGCGACATATTCTACACAATTGTTAGAACAAGCGGAACGACAGGCCAGCCAAAAAGAATCCCTTATACTCTTGATGACAAAAAGAGGGTCGCGAGGCAATTTATCCCATGGGTTAATAAGTATTTGGAAAAAGGAGATAAAATAGCTTCATTCTTCCCTCCATTGCCTTCAGCTTCGGGAATTATGGGATATGGTGGGCTTGAAGAGCTGGGAGTTAAAGCGGTTTACTATCAGGTACCAATCCAGTTTATAAGGATGCCCGATATTTTAATTAGCGAGTTGAGACATATTCGACCTACTGTACTCTTTTCTCTAACGACAACTGCGTTCTTACTTGGGCTAAAACTTCCCGATGATATCAAGGAAGATTTAAGAGTAATACTAGTGGGCGGTGAGACACTAACTGAAGAGCTGGCAAAGGCGACACTCGAAAACTTCCCCAATGCAATAATAATAGATACCTTTGGAACTTCTGAAGATGGTGCTGTGGGTTATAGAGTAATAACAAAAACCAAAACCACAAAATTCTCCTTCCCTGAGTCAATAATAACGCTAAAGAGCATAGAGGATGAGGAGTATAAAGAATATCACAAAGTGTACATAACAAAAGTAATGAAAGAGGGTGAGCTTACTGGACTGCCACTGTTTAATTATGATATAGGGGACTTAGCAAGGGTGGAAGATGGAGAAATAAGGAGCATTATCAGAGTTAAGGATGCAATAAGCCTAGCTGGAGCTACATTATATCTGGATCAAATCATAAGCATTGTCCACAGATATCCATTCTTGGTTGACTTTGTAATCCTCTACTACCCGCTCTCACCCAGTAATCCAAAGCCAAAGGCAATCATAAGGGTTGGATATATAGGAGAGAAGCCCGCAGGGATTGAAGACGAGATTAGGAGCTTAATCTATGAGGGCAACAATCCAGTAAGATATGAAGTTGAGGAGTCCAAGCAAGCAGAACTTATAATTGAAGCAGTGCCAGCAGAAAAAGTTAGAGAAGGGCTTCCACAAAAGCCTGGAAAAACTAAGAGAATTTTCATAGTTGGAAAGGACATTTGATATTTTGACTTTTTTCTTTTCTTGGATAATTAATTTCTTATTGGGACAATAGTCAGGCAAGACAAATTGTCAAATTGCCAAAATCTATTTAAAAGCCCTTTCTGAAATTCTTTCAGGTGAGGGAAGTGGATGGAAAAATTATACATGATCCCATTCATGGGAGCATGAAGATTAGAGGAGTCATTCTGGATTTAGTGAAGACTCCGGAGTTTCAAAGACTTAGGAGCATAAGGCAGCTTGGATTGGCATATCTTGTGTATCCGGGAGCAAATCACTCACGTTTTGAACATTCTCTTGGAGCTTACAATATAGCGAGCAGACTAGCTCAAGAGGTTGAGCTTAGCGAGGATGAGAAAACTTTACTCGAAATGGGAGCTTTGCTTCATGATATAGGACACGGACCGTTTTCCCACACATTTGAGCAGATTTACAAGCACTACGTCAAAGAATATGATCATATGCGCCTCGGTCAGAACATAATCCTCGGAAAAATAGATATCATTGATGGAGAAATAGACAGCAGGGAGTTTATTCCAGAAATAATTGAGAGTTATGGTTATTCACCAAAAGAAGTTGCTGACTTGATTTTAGGCAAATACGAGAAGCGCTATTTAGGTCAAATGCTCCATGGAGATGTTGATGTTGACCAGATTGACTATCTCATGAGAGATGCTCACTATACTGGTGTTGCTCATGGGATAATTGACATTGAGAGGCTTTTAAAAGTTCTAAAAATCTATGATGGGCAGCTCGTGGTGGATGAAAAAGGAATTGAGGCAGTAGAGGGAATGATGGTTGCCAGGGCTTTGATGTATTCGAGAGTTTACTTCCACCATACAGTTAAAATTGCCGAAGGAATGCTGACGAGAGCTTTAGAGTTTGCTCTCGAAGAAGGCCATCTTTGGGACTTCTGGAAAATGACTGACTGCAGAGTTTTTGTGGAGCTTGAAGACCTTGAAGGCTATCCAAGCGAGATCGTGAAGCGCATTAAGTACAGGGACATATACAAAGCAGCTGTATTAGCAAGTGCAGATGAGCTCTCTGCGGAGGAGAAGAAAGAATTGCTGAGTGCATACAGAAACGTCAAGAGGAGACAAGAAATCGAAAGAAACCTAGCTGATGCTGTTGGAGCTAAGGAAGGGGAAGTAATTCTTGAATTCTCAATTGCAGACCTAATGCTCAGCGAACCTAGATTGAAAGCCACGGAAATCAATGTATTGCTCCACACTGGAGAACTGCAACCCCTTACAAAAGTAACTCCCCTGGCAAACGCATTGAAGAGAAGACAAACTCCAAGATGGGCTGTGCTTATTGCTTCACCGGTAAAATATGTGGATAAAGTTAAGGAAGTTTGGAAAAAAGTAATTTTCAGCTGAAGACTCTCTTCTTTATCTCTTTCTTCAGTTCTTCAATCATCTCAATTAGCTCATCGGCATCTTTAATTTCTCTTAAGGTCTCTTTTGGGATTAGAGGGACTTCTCCAACAACTTCCATCTTTGTTTTCTCTAAGATGAACACTCCATCGCTCTGTATTATTTTGCTAACTTCATTTACCATCTGCGCTCTCTTTACAGTGGTCTTGGTTTTCTTTTGATCTATCCCTGTTAAAATCTTAAACTCATCCTCTTTTGAAATTGCATTGAATGGAGCCTTTTTAATTTTAACAACCCCCATTCCAAGAGCCTTCAAGCGCTCGAAAATTTCCCGTTCAAGCTCGTTCTCTGGCTTTACATCGAGATTAGCCTCAACTTTTGCGTGCAGAATATCAATAGGCTTAGCCAGAGGCTCGTTGAATATCTCTTCTAATCTGAGAGCAACATCTAAGCTGACGGCTTGTTCTCCTCTTTCATAATTTTGCAGGCTTTTTCTTGAAACCCCTAGCAGCTCAGCAAGCTCACCAATGCTGTAGCCATACTTTTCTCTTAAATATCGAAGATATTCGCCGTTTATTTTGACATAAAAGCCCCCTCTCTCGGCGAAAATTGCTGGTAGTTCATTTTCAACTATCACATCGTAGAGGGTTTGTGGGTTTAATGCATAGATTCCAAAGCGCTCGTAAACTACTCCTTCCTCGAGCTCATCGTTTTTAGTCTTAAGCCCAACTATCAGCGGTGAAGCTTGGAAAAACTTAGCTAAACGCTTTAAATCTTCAGCTTGTTCCTTTGTGAGCGTGTCAATGTTCTGTAAAACTTTGATGAAGAGCAATAGGAATAACCTACTCGCCACTAAGTCGAAGCATGCACCTTTAAATTCCATTCTCGCTGTCCTAAATCCCGTGCCTCGCAAGATGCTTTCAACAACTCTAATCAGTCTCTCTTTCCCCATCATCATTTATAAATAGGAGAACGAAACTTAAAAATTTAAGGTGTATGCCATGCAGAGACCTATAATCTTAACCGGGAAAAGGGTTTCTCTTGGTGTTCTTTTGAGGGAAGACATCCCAAAGGTTTGGCTGTGGTACAACGACAGAGAGGTTCGGAGGTATTTATCTTCACCAGACGCTGTGTTCTATTTTGAGGATGAAATGGAGTGGTACGAGAGGGTTCGGAGAGAGAAGGAGAGGCACAGGATTTTTGCTGTCATTGAAAATAAGAGCGACTCTCTCGTTGGGCTGATTGGGGTCCATAAGATTGATCACAAGAATGGGCATGCGGAGATAGGATACTTTTTGAGCAAGGAATATTGGGGAAAGGGATATGCAACGGAGGCTGTGAAATTAATCTTGGAATACTGCTTCAAATGGCTTAATTTAAGGAAAGTTTATGCAAGAGTTTATGAATACAATGTCGCTTCACAAAAAGTTCTCGAAAAGAACGGCTTTAAGCTTGTGGGAAGGCTAAGAAAGCACGTTCACATTCCAGAGGAAGGCTTTGCGGATGTTTTATTTTACGAGCTGTTTAAGAATGAATGGGAAAGCTTTTAACATCCCTTTTCTTTTCTACGCTTTGATGATGCTTCACATAGGAATTGACGATACTGACTCACCAAATGGCATGTGCACAACTTATCTTGGAGCTTTGCTCTATAGAGAAATCTCAAGGTTAGCGGAGCCTTTAGATTTGCCGAAGCTGATTAGGCTGAATCCTAACGTTCCCTATAAGACGAGGGGGAATGGTGCAGTTGCAATGAGCTTTGAAGCTAATGAAGAAGATGTTCCAAAAATTAAGAGACTTGTCCTCGAGATGGTTGAAAAATTGGCTGATTTAACTCATGAGAACACGAATCCAGGTGTGGTGTTCTTAGAAGGTGAAGTTCCTGAAGAACTCACTAACTTCACGTACAAAGCTATTTGGGAACACGTAAGTATTGAAGAGGCAGAGAACGTCGCTAAAGATGTTAATGCTGAAATTCACAAGTTCAAGTGTGGGAGGGGAATTGTTGGCGCTTTAGCTGCCATTGGGCATCCTTTAAATGTCTTCACCTATGAGCTTTTAGCTTACCGTAAAAGAGAGCTTTGGGGAACTCCGAGAAAAGTTAATGGAGAGAGCGTTTTCGAGATGGATAAAAAGTTCTACCCGTTCACCTACGACAACGTTGATTGGGAAAAGCGCTCTGTTTTGATAACACCTCACGGTAAAGATCCAGTTTTAGTTGGAATTAGGGGGATTGATGAGAATAAAGTTTTGTTGGCATTTGAGAGTCTAGTTTTTGAAGAGCCCATTGAATTCTATCAAGTCTTCAAAACAAATCAGAACACTGACGACCATTTGAGGTTTAAGCGCATTAAGGACTTGAAAAATTATGACAGCGTGATGATTAGAGCCAAGGTTGTAAGGAGCTATTGGGAAAAGGGGAGGCATGTTTTCATCAAGGTGAGCGATGGGACTGGAGAATTGAGGGTTGCAGCATACGAGCCGACTAAGGGATTTAGGAGATACGTGAGAATGCTGATTGAAGGGGACGAGATTATAGCGGCTGGAGGAGTCAAGGAGTTTGAAGGTGAGCTAACGCTCAACTTGGAGAAGTTTTATCCAGTAAAGTTAGCAAAGAAAATAGAGTATAGAAAGCCCAAGTGTCCAAAATGTGGCGGAACGATGAAGAGCAAGGGAGATTACTTGAAGTGCAAAAAGTGCGGTTATAAAATGCCAAAGCAATTGATTCCGGTTGAAGTGCCAAGAAAGCTAGAGAAGAAAATCTATGAGGTACCGCCAGATGCAAGGAGGCATTTATCGAGGCCTTTAGTGTTACCGCTTGGGGAGGAAAAGATTTTGGAAGGTATTAATCTGTAAAAATAAGTGAAGTAGGGATTCAACAATTTTGCCAAATCTCCGATCTTTGGGATAAGAGGAAGCTCCTTATGGATAGTACTCTTGGTCTTTCCTCCTTTGACATCAGCCACCCTTCAATCTCTTTAGCGGCTCTAATCCCTTCTCTTATTGCTGCTCCAATGTTTCTTGGTGCAAGAACATCCCCAGCCAAAAATATTCCTGCATCTCTCAAAATTTTCTCATTTGCACATATCAGCGCTTTTATTGGAGGTGTTGGGAGCTGTCCTAGAGCATATACAAAGATGTCCGCACTTAGCTTGAAGGTGTCGTCTGTTGGAATTACTTTCCCATTCACTATCTTAGTTTTAACAAATTCCACCTCTTTAACTCCAGTTTCTCCGAGAATTCTTGCTGGAGTAGCAAACTCTATGAAACTAACTCCCTCGTTGATTAACCTCTTTATTTCAGCTTTTGCATAGCTGTTCTCAAGTCCTCTGCGGTAGATCATTGTCACCTTTTTAGCCCCCAGACTTTTCGCCTCTAAGGCAACATCAACTGCTGTATAACCTGCTCCAACTATCACAACATCTTTACCTCTTATCTCTGGAACTTCATCCCAAGGGATGTAACCTATTCTTGCGAGTTTTATCTTGTAGAGTAGCGTTAGAGCATCCCACACCCCCTCAAGCTCAATGCCCTCAATTTTGAGTTTCCTTGGTCTCCAGGCTCCTGTTGCTATTAAGACAGCATCAAAATCTTCCAGCAGTTCTTCCAAATAAATAACTCTCTCAACGAACTCATCACCAATATCTCTCAAATTATCATAAACAACCTTAGTTTTGAAGTTGAACTTTATCCCAAGTCTCTCCAAATCTTTAACACCCTCTCTCACAGTCTCTATTGGAATTCTTGATTCTGGAATCCCGAATGCAATCATGCCTCCTCCTTCTGGCATCTTGTCAAAGACTTCCACCTGATAGCCCCTGCAAGCTAAGTAGCCAGCAGCGGAAAGGCCAGCTGGTCCCGCCCCAATAATTGCAACCCTACCTTCTTTTGGTTCTTCCATTTCCTTGCAGATGTAAAATCTCATGGTATCACCTCCAGAAAGCAGTACCTTAATACCCTAAAATGTCCCATAATGCCCAGCTATGTGGGAAAATTTAGCATTTTTCGAAAGGAATTTGGATTTTATCCAAAAATTACCCAAAATTGAACCATTATTTTTGACAAAATGTAATATATTCTCGATTTTAACGTAAAAATGACGAAATACATCGGGTTAGATTGATACATTAGTGAACAGAAAATAGAAGGCGTCAAAATATGCTCCCATGTTTTAAGATGTCCTTTTATAATCAAAATTGTCCATCATATCTTTCTTTTGAGGTTTCCTTAGCATTGTATCCTCGATCAGCGGGAAAAAGTAGAGGGTGCTTACTAGCCCTAAATAGTGAATAAATATGTCCACTATTCCTGAGCTACCTACCAATTCTTTTGGGAATGCCATCCAGATTCCCGCAACCACAACAACGAACACAGTTATGATCACGGCTAAGGCCTTTAGCTTTTGGGATTTTTCCTTTTTCGATTCTCTGAATGCTATTAAGATGAAATAGGTAATCGCTAGGATACCCATAAAAAGTAGAGGAGCACCAATTATGGAAAATCCATAAGTTAACGCTATCAAACCCCCAGCAATGAGTGTAAAGAATTTTGAGAAGTTTGTAGGGGATATGTTGAACTCAAGTTTCCTCTTTAAGATGTTTGCCGAAAAGTAGGGGACTGCACCTATTAAAGCTGAGTCTATTCCAGAAAAGCCCATGTTATAGCTTAAGTTAAGTCGTCTCATCATAAATAGATCTAAAAGAGCTATGACTGGAGGAAGAAGTATAAAGACAAAGACGAGTAATCTCCTATAAGAATCAAGACTGTTGCCGAATTCCGCCAAGAAGTAGAGTAGCGGAAAGATTACAGCAAATGTTATGAGATTGCTGAGGAGATGAGGAAAGTTCTCGTGGACAAAGTGCATCGTGTATAAGCGAAGCCAATCAGCAGGATTTGAGAAGGAGAAGCCCTGATAGTTGAGAGCGAGCTTTTCTTGGAGTGATGGTGGA
This is a stretch of genomic DNA from Thermococcus sp. M39. It encodes these proteins:
- a CDS encoding TCP-1/cpn60 chaperonin family protein; translated protein: TEHVIDEVERALEDAIKVVKDVMEDGAILPGGGATEIELSIRLDEYGKQVGGKEALAIEAFSEALKIIPKTLAENAGLDTIDVLVKVISEHKTKGKAIGIDVFAGEPADMFERGVIEPIRVKKQAIKSASEAAIMILRIDDVIAAKRVKSEGSGQGMEGMGEMGGMNMMG
- a CDS encoding DUF835 domain-containing protein, whose translation is MYELNSFFIALFGALVTYGILVFLEEEKESITLKQMRKATILPPLFVVYIVLLRGYGGVNDWTFIVGGSWFIAAIFLIFAGIFMRNLASIYEKSAKYLYYGFVLFGLHLLPFPFFALKEWYAPIGLTASTVLIILLTTTMIRLVSSPRFTKLYAIAKDAKEKKIDLKPGVLIIDQKEYTELKEKLKEMPALAFLRDISDVPEEWEYFFVTTALKDGVQNAVSPTDLAKITELAYRYLKTAADTNTTGIIIIDCLEYLLVYNDLSTVMKFLTKIRDFVLVNKGTLILVAEKAALGDKNWALLTKLLS
- a CDS encoding AMP-binding protein, producing the protein MSELVVGKTSLKDFEDLRYTAKKAVETTNFWKEKFSRIDIENLTPETLVSKLDSLYITPKDLYNTEKVWPSYIKNCDIFYTIVRTSGTTGQPKRIPYTLDDKKRVARQFIPWVNKYLEKGDKIASFFPPLPSASGIMGYGGLEELGVKAVYYQVPIQFIRMPDILISELRHIRPTVLFSLTTTAFLLGLKLPDDIKEDLRVILVGGETLTEELAKATLENFPNAIIIDTFGTSEDGAVGYRVITKTKTTKFSFPESIITLKSIEDEEYKEYHKVYITKVMKEGELTGLPLFNYDIGDLARVEDGEIRSIIRVKDAISLAGATLYLDQIISIVHRYPFLVDFVILYYPLSPSNPKPKAIIRVGYIGEKPAGIEDEIRSLIYEGNNPVRYEVEESKQAELIIEAVPAEKVREGLPQKPGKTKRIFIVGKDI
- a CDS encoding HD domain-containing protein codes for the protein MDGKIIHDPIHGSMKIRGVILDLVKTPEFQRLRSIRQLGLAYLVYPGANHSRFEHSLGAYNIASRLAQEVELSEDEKTLLEMGALLHDIGHGPFSHTFEQIYKHYVKEYDHMRLGQNIILGKIDIIDGEIDSREFIPEIIESYGYSPKEVADLILGKYEKRYLGQMLHGDVDVDQIDYLMRDAHYTGVAHGIIDIERLLKVLKIYDGQLVVDEKGIEAVEGMMVARALMYSRVYFHHTVKIAEGMLTRALEFALEEGHLWDFWKMTDCRVFVELEDLEGYPSEIVKRIKYRDIYKAAVLASADELSAEEKKELLSAYRNVKRRQEIERNLADAVGAKEGEVILEFSIADLMLSEPRLKATEINVLLHTGELQPLTKVTPLANALKRRQTPRWAVLIASPVKYVDKVKEVWKKVIFS
- a CDS encoding transcriptional regulator, with product MGKERLIRVVESILRGTGFRTARMEFKGACFDLVASRLFLLLFIKVLQNIDTLTKEQAEDLKRLAKFFQASPLIVGLKTKNDELEEGVVYERFGIYALNPQTLYDVIVENELPAIFAERGGFYVKINGEYLRYLREKYGYSIGELAELLGVSRKSLQNYERGEQAVSLDVALRLEEIFNEPLAKPIDILHAKVEANLDVKPENELEREIFERLKALGMGVVKIKKAPFNAISKEDEFKILTGIDQKKTKTTVKRAQMVNEVSKIIQSDGVFILEKTKMEVVGEVPLIPKETLREIKDADELIEMIEELKKEIKKRVFS
- a CDS encoding GNAT family N-acetyltransferase, with amino-acid sequence MQRPIILTGKRVSLGVLLREDIPKVWLWYNDREVRRYLSSPDAVFYFEDEMEWYERVRREKERHRIFAVIENKSDSLVGLIGVHKIDHKNGHAEIGYFLSKEYWGKGYATEAVKLILEYCFKWLNLRKVYARVYEYNVASQKVLEKNGFKLVGRLRKHVHIPEEGFADVLFYELFKNEWESF
- the tiaS gene encoding tRNA(Ile2) 2-agmatinylcytidine synthetase TiaS; this translates as MMLHIGIDDTDSPNGMCTTYLGALLYREISRLAEPLDLPKLIRLNPNVPYKTRGNGAVAMSFEANEEDVPKIKRLVLEMVEKLADLTHENTNPGVVFLEGEVPEELTNFTYKAIWEHVSIEEAENVAKDVNAEIHKFKCGRGIVGALAAIGHPLNVFTYELLAYRKRELWGTPRKVNGESVFEMDKKFYPFTYDNVDWEKRSVLITPHGKDPVLVGIRGIDENKVLLAFESLVFEEPIEFYQVFKTNQNTDDHLRFKRIKDLKNYDSVMIRAKVVRSYWEKGRHVFIKVSDGTGELRVAAYEPTKGFRRYVRMLIEGDEIIAAGGVKEFEGELTLNLEKFYPVKLAKKIEYRKPKCPKCGGTMKSKGDYLKCKKCGYKMPKQLIPVEVPRKLEKKIYEVPPDARRHLSRPLVLPLGEEKILEGINL
- a CDS encoding FAD-dependent oxidoreductase, with amino-acid sequence MRFYICKEMEEPKEGRVAIIGAGPAGLSAAGYLACRGYQVEVFDKMPEGGGMIAFGIPESRIPIETVREGVKDLERLGIKFNFKTKVVYDNLRDIGDEFVERVIYLEELLEDFDAVLIATGAWRPRKLKIEGIELEGVWDALTLLYKIKLARIGYIPWDEVPEIRGKDVVIVGAGYTAVDVALEAKSLGAKKVTMIYRRGLENSYAKAEIKRLINEGVSFIEFATPARILGETGVKEVEFVKTKIVNGKVIPTDDTFKLSADIFVYALGQLPTPPIKALICANEKILRDAGIFLAGDVLAPRNIGAAIREGIRAAKEIEGWLMSKEERPRVLSIRSFLLSQRSEIWQNC
- a CDS encoding rhomboid family intramembrane serine protease; translation: MPKLTKERLYFVMLFTLITIIMVVLYLAPPSLQEKLALNYQGFSFSNPADWLRLYTMHFVHENFPHLLSNLITFAVIFPLLYFLAEFGNSLDSYRRLLVFVFILLPPVIALLDLFMMRRLNLSYNMGFSGIDSALIGAVPYFSANILKRKLEFNISPTNFSKFFTLIAGGLIALTYGFSIIGAPLLFMGILAITYFILIAFRESKKEKSQKLKALAVIITVFVVVVAGIWMAFPKELVGSSGIVDIFIHYLGLVSTLYFFPLIEDTMLRKPQKKDMMDNFDYKRTS